In the genome of Limanda limanda chromosome 15, fLimLim1.1, whole genome shotgun sequence, one region contains:
- the LOC133020647 gene encoding kinesin-like protein KIF20B: MMEPSVNHKAERREQLQADDSARLSTLPHSQHSSMEEREHLQVFLRIRPFTSAERSSGEPLDCVSIESPDAVLLKPPCLSLSASVDKSLPQTGQRFQFSQVYAPETTQRELFEGSVKTLVKNVLEGENSLVFTYGVTNAGKTFTFLGPDTDAGILPRSLNVMFSSIDKQVFAGTTIKPHHCRGFTGLSTEQQAEEAMFKRNLFRQLKESDRSNASLLNSTDKTLTEGASILGTPVAAEDKISLDVQTQAQFSVWVSFCEIYNENIHDLLEVVSSGTLRRTVLRLSQDVGGNAFVKDLRWVQVNSAEEAYTVMKLGKRNQSFSSTRLNHLSSRSHSIFTVRILRVDAIGTVPIVSELCLCDLAGSERCAKTQNKGERLKEAGNINTSLLILGKCINALRHNQQAKLLQHVPFRESKLTHYLQGFFCGQGKVCMIVNINPCASMYDETLNVLKFSAVAQKVVVLSTRRLASKPQRSACDVPFGGGGAERKTPPSRRSSLSDWERSLEDVKEEVDGEYEEGNSLMEETMDQTGNGDDGEILTSKQTHQQQVALLRQLQIELKQERAAGFLTEARVREEISREFSDLFSEMQIDFNERLVREREILEERADRRLEIFKNLVDKMTKAGTGQEAEDMDKSLDSSDLTAGQSLGSGESGAVQELHEHQKKVQEQEAHKHKGESNEEDEATMTLLSQLQEKSSEVSRLEKQVEDLQRAAERRSRGRSSTLEKESSPESSPEREQLQEALAALEKEKKGREDVVSALEYQTLGKEEALASLEEERKAREDAIASVGELKLGKDEAIASLERESKDKEDAIAALAEVKEALAALSKEKSVVEEARSLLETERMKTSRLEEEREKRQQQVDAQQQEVMDLTDQVEAVQRQVTSERERADHASVQLDEHSKQLQVKTSQIHVLTLEARNLKLQLETSTASPGSVGDLLRDEVSVLRRNLADEKEQNENKRLQTLELERELQQVKEQLEQFNEKLHQQHKVEELRKKLQEQEVMSQQALDELRSKLECQERSSKEDRHELRAKVDEQRQASETQLEELRCKLSEQQETSDRVLDDLRLKFSEQGKTAELLKAELEEARSKVTGSSCSEEEVKRLNSELQTEVAALREKLSNVEEAKASASETKAPLASSETETETDLETEKRASAELQKKLLEKELQVNVLQKSLQEAVERREEEQIQAVQEARRREAERRRELLAVAHEAIAQKDQDLEKKGGEIDRLKENAKLDSAKVQSLGLELQRKEEDVSELREKLADYKKQVQQVQKEISAMREEVKVSRQKLTDTEKTKKQLQSDVANRDRTIQQLKLEQSCDTKSDQTLYQKSCKELEDKGRVMEDMRLALTEQEETQAQMEDVLEQKLNLIQELSDELDKLKAMLLQQDGGADAHFVVDSSSHDVQQAKQEAAQAQDKLKLCTDKHQADRKKWLEEKLSLIGQAKEAEDKRNQEMRKFADDRERYARQQNQMGALSSQLTEKDQTMETWRKERDTLVAALEVQLQKLLSSQAEKDKLIQELRLKSPQPPPECDAGDGVGGHDGVGGRDGVGGHDGVGGVGVAELQAALREREADIQRLKEELRASSVPQDKSSESPATVAGKPQRETIRESEGRTRASVSSQGSAGYPSVLDASEISTENGRTSRFPRPEMEISFSPLQPNRMALRRQGEESAVTVKITRSARKRKSAEMEKEQVEADNRRNTKTKLTTKLTPHKEEVSSPATRGRKEGTLQKIGDFLQSSPTLLGSKAKKMMSLVNGRVDASSSSSSSSSSSSSSSSLSLRANKNKKKLYRPEISSPMDMPSHPIISREPVERESDHQIIRRHLRSKMMK; encoded by the exons ATGATGGAACCAAGCGTGAACCACAAGGCCGAGAGAAGAGAGCAGCTCCAGGCCGACGACTCAGCACGACTCAGCACTTTACCACACTCACAG CATTCCAgcatggaggagagagagcacctCCAGGTCTTCCTCCGAATCCGACCCTTCAcctcagcagagagaagcagcggAGAGCCGCTg GATTGTGTTTCCATCGAGTCTCCTGACGCGGTCCTGCTGAAGCCTCCATGCCTGTCGCTCTCGGCGAGCGTAGACAAATCCCTGCCACAGACTGGACAACGCTTCCAGTTCTCTCAG GTGTACGCTCCTGAGACGACGCAGAGAGAGCTGTTTGAAGGCTCAGTGAAGACCTTGGTGAAAAATGTTCTTGAAGGAGAAAACTCGCTGGTGTTCACTTACGGAGTCACCAACGCTGGGAAGACCTTCACCTTCTTAG GTCCAGATACTGATGCAGGGATCCTGCCCAGGTCTCTGAACGTCATGTTCAGTAGCATCGACAAGCAGGTTTTCGCCGGGACGACCATCAAACCTCATCACTGCAGAGGTTTCACAGGACTCAGCACAGAGCAGCAGGCGGAGGAGGCCATGTTCAAGAGGAACCTCTTCAGGCAGCTGAAAGAA AGTGACCGGAGCAATGCCAGCCTGCTGAACTCGACCGACAAGACGCTCACTGAAG GTGCCTCCATCCTCGGGACgcctgtggctgcagaggacAAAATCAGCCTGGATGTGCAAACGCAGGCTCAGTtctctgtgtgggtttcctTCTGTGAAATCTACAATGAGAACATTCACGACCTCCTGGAGGTGGTCTCCAGCGGGACCCTGAGGAGGACGGTGCTGCGCCTGTCACAGGATGTCGGGGGCAATGCCTTTGTCAAAG ATCTGCGCTGGGTTCAGGTCAACAGTGCAGAAGAGGCGTACACGGTGATGAAGCTGGGGAAGAGGAACCAGAGCTTCTCCTCCACCCGACTCAACCACCTGTCCAGCCGGAG tcaCAGTATTTTCACAGTTCGCATTTTGAGGGTTGACGCTATTGGGACGGTGCCCATAGTCAGCGA gttgtgtctgtgtgacctcGCCGGCTCGGAGAGATGCGCCAAGACTCAGAATAAAGGAGAGCGTCTGAAAGAAGCTGGAAACATCAACACGTCTCTGCTCATCCTGGGGAAATGCATCAATGCTCTGAGGCACAATCAGCAGGCCAA gctgCTTCAGCATGTTCCCTTCAGAGAGAGCAAGCTGACCCACTACCTGCAGGGCTTCTTCTGTGGCCAAGGAAAAGTCTGCATGATAGTCAACATCAACCCGTGCGCCTCCATGTACGACGAGACCCTCAACGTCCTCAAGTTCTCTGCCGTGGCACAGAAG GTTGTAGTCCTGTCCACAAGGCGTCTTGCCTCTAAACCGCAGAGGTCGGCCTGTGACGTGCCCTTCGGCGGCGGCGGTGCCGAGAGGAAGACTCCTCCCAGTAGGAGGAGCTCTCTGAGCGACTGGGAGAGGAGCCTGGAGGATGTGAAG GAGGAAGTGGACGGAGAGTACGAGGAAGGAAACAGCCTGATGGAGGAAACTATGGACCAGACCGGGAATGGAGACGATGGTGAAATCCTCACCAGCAAACAGACGCATCAG cagcaggtggcgctgctgAGGCAGCTGCAGATTGAGCTGAAGCAGGAGCGAGCGGCGGGTTTCCTCACCGAGGCGCGAGTGAGAGAGGAAATCAGCAGAGAGTTCTCTGACCTTTTCTCAGAGATGCAGATCGACTTCAA TGAGCGCttggtgagggagagagaaatctTGGAGGAGCGAGCAGACCGGAGGCTGGAGATCTTTAAGAACCTCGTTGACAAGATGACCAAAGCTGGAACCGGTCAGGAGGCAGAAGACATG gacaaATCTCTAGACTCCTCCGACCTGACAGCAGGTCAGAGTCTGGGCTCCGGGGAATCAGGAGCCGTGCAGGAGCTGCACGAGCACCAGAAGAAAGTCCAAGAGCAGGAAGCTCATAAACACAAAG gCGAAAGCAACGAAGAGGACGAGGCGACAATGACGCTTCTCTCTCAGCTCCAGGAGAAGTCGTCAGAAGTTTCCCGGCTGGAGAAGCAGGTGGAAGATctgcagagggcagcagagaggCGTTCCCGAGGCCGCTCCTCCACGCTGGAGAAGGAGAGTTCACCTGAGAGTTCAcctgagagagagcagctgcag GAGGCGCTGGCAGccctggagaaggagaagaagggcAGAGAAGATGTGGTATCTGCTCTTGAGTACCAGACTTTGGGCAAAGAGGAGGCTCTGGCTtctttagaggaggagaggaaggcaAGGGAGGACGCCATTGCCTCAGTTGGCGAGCTGAAGCTAGGCAAAGATGAGGCGATAGCATCCCTCGAAAGAGAGAGTAAAGACAAAGAGGACGCCATAGCAGCGCTTgcagaagtgaaggaggcgCTCGCTGCTCTCAGTAAAGAGAAGAGCGTCGTAGAGGAGGCTCGCTCTCTTCTGGAGACGGAGAGGATGAAGACCAGCAGactggaagaggagagagagaagaggcagcagcaggttgacGCCCAACAACAGGAAGTCATGGACCTGACTGACCAAGTGGAAGCTGTGCAGCGTCAG GTGAcaagtgagagggagagagcagatcACGCGTCAGTCCAGCTGGACGAACACTCGAAGCAGCTCCAGGTGAAGACTTCTCAGATCCACGTCCTGACGCTGGAAGCTCGaaacctgaagctgcagctggagaccTCCACAGCTTCGCCCGGCAGCGTCGGGGATCTGCTGAGAGACGAGGTGTCGGTGCTCAGGAGGAACCTGGCTGACGAGAAGGAGCAAAATGAGAACAAGCGCCTTCAAACACTTGAGTTAGAGCGTGAGCTGCAACAGGTGAAGGAACAGCTGGAGCAATTTAACGAGAAGCTTCATCAACAGCACAAAGTTGAAGAGCTGAGGAAGAAGCTTcaggagcaggaagtgatgtcacagcaggcACTGGATGAGCTGAGATCTAAGCTTGAATGTCAAGAGCGTTCCTCCAAAGAAGACAGACACGAGCTCCGAGCAAAAGTAGACGAACAAAGACAGGCCTCAGAAacacagctggaggagctgagatGCAAACTGAGTGAACAACAAGAAACTTCTGACAGAGTCTTAGATGATCTGAGGCTAAAGTTCAGCGAACAGGGGAAAACTGCAGAGCTGCTCAAGGCCGAACTGGAAGAggctaggtcaaaggtcaccggTTCCTCCTGCTCTGAAGAAGAGGTCAAGAGGTTAAACTCTGAACTCCAGACAGAGGTGGCAGCCCTGAGAGAAAAGCTTTCCAACGTAGAAGAAGCTAAAGCGTCTGCCTCCGAAACCAAAGCTCCGCTCGCCTCTTCAGAGACTGAGACTGAAACGGACCTGGAGACGGAGAAGAGGGcgtctgcagagctgcagaagaagctgctggagaAGGAGCTTCAGGTGAACGTCCTGCAGAAGAGCCTGCAGGAGGCAGTGGAGCggcgggaggaggagcagatccAGGCGGTCCAGGAGGCTCGCCGCAGGGAGGCGGAGCGACGCAGGGAGCTGCTGGCCGTGGCTCACGAGGCCATCGCTCAGAAGGACCAGGATCTGGAGAAGAAAGGCGGCGAGATCGACAG GCTGAAGGAAAACGCGAAGCTGGACTCAGCGAAGGTGCAGAGCCTCggcctggagctgcagaggaaagaggaggacgTGTCGGAGCTCAGGGAGAAGCTGGCTGACTACAAGAAGCAGGTCCAGCAGGTCCAGAAGGAG ATTTCTGCGATGAGGGAAGAGGTGAAGGTTTCCAGACAGAAGCTGACGGACACGGAGAAAaccaagaagcagcttcagtctGATGTGGCCAACAGAGACCGAACCATCCAGCAGCTCAAACTG GAACAGTCATGTGACACAAAGTCTGACCAGACGCTCTACCAGAAGTCCTgtaaag AGCTTGAAGACAAAGGGCGGGTGATGGAGGACATGCGTCTGGCTCtgacggagcaggaggagactcAGGCGCAGATGGAAGACGTCCTGGAGCAGAAGCTGAACCTCATCCAGGAACTGTCCGACG aaTTGGACAAACTGAAGGCGATGTTGTTGCAACAGGACGGTGGAGCCGACGCCCACTTTGTGGTCGACAGCTCGTCACATGACGTCCAACAGGCCAAACAGGAAGCTGCACAGGCTCAGGACAAACTTAAA CTGTGTACAGACAAACACCAGGCCGACCGCAAGAAGTGGCTGGAGGAGAAGCTCTCTCTGATTGGCCAAGCTAAAGAGGCCGAGGACAAGAGGAACCAGGAAATGAGGAAGTTTGCCGACGACAGAGAACGTTACGCCCGCCAGCAGAACCAGATG ggggcgctgtcgTCCCAGCTGACAGAGAAGGACCAGACCATGGAGacatggaggaaggagagagacacTCTGGTGGCAGCTTTGGAGGTTCAGCTCCAGAAACTTCTCTCCAGTCaggcagagaaagacaaactcatCCAAGAGCTACGGCTCAAATCCCCACAGCCGCCACCAGAG TGTGATGCTGGTGATGGTGTCGGAGGTCATGATGGCGTCGGTGGTCGTGATGGCGTCGGTGGTCATGATGGCGTCGGTGGTGTGGGCGTGGCAGAGCTGCAGGCGGCTCTGCGTGAGAGGGAGGCCGACATCCAGCGCCTGAAGGAGGAGCTTAGAGCCTCCTCGGTCCCTCAG GACAAAAGCAGCGAGAGCCCTGCTACCGTGGCAGGGAAACCCCAGAGGGAAACCATCAGAGAGTCAGAAGGACGGACCAGAGCGTCCGTGAGCAGCCAA ggctCCGCTGGCTACCCATCTGTTCTCGATGCGTCTGAGATCTCCACAGAAAACGGACGGACGAGCCGCTTCCCTCGGCCCGAGATGGAAATCTCCTTCAGCCCCTTGCAGCCCAACCGCATGGCCCTGAGGCGCCAGGGGGAGGAGAGCGCCGTCACCGTCAAGATCACCCGCTCGGCACGCAAGAGGAAGAGCGCAGAGATGGAGAAG